The genomic stretch GCAATTACCGCCTGTTTAAACCGGTAAATATTTCACGCCTTTCTTTTAAACTTCTTCGCCTGATCCATTGTGCTGGTACCAGACGGCTTTGCCGCGAATTGTCTGCAATTGCTCATATAAGTTCTTCCCGGGACACGCTGTGCTGGTCAAATCCCGGTGCCCAAGCACTGTTTTCGAATCAGGCGTTAAATCATATCGGTTGCAAACATCGGCAATTAACATAGCTGCGCTTTCGATCTGCGCTTTCGCCGGCGTCATAATTTCCATATTTCCCGCAAGATTTATGCCAATTGACCCGGTATTGTAACCATAAGTATGAGAACCAATATACTCCTCCGGGCGTCCCCGTTCAATTGACCCGTCACGCCGGATAACATAATGATAGCCAATACCGGACCACCCCCGATCCAGATGCCATTGGTGAATTTCCGCAGCAGCTACATCCCTGGGTAGATCACCCACATGATGGATAATAATCATTTTGACAACGCTTTGTGGTACCATATCACCAAACGTTAAATATGTTTCCTTAACATCGATCATTAATCAGCCTCCTCCAGAGTACTGCCCCTTTCATTGTATATTAACCGAAAGCCCCACCACTTTAGCGTCAATACTATCCTATGAACACCCCGGGAATAAGGATACGCATCTCAGTTTGTCCTTGTCACCGGCCTATGGTTTACTTTTCTGCAGCGGTGGTCGGCATTTTCGAGGCCGCATCGTTATTCCGATAGCTATAATTCGCCGTCTCGATCATGTAAAAACAACTATTCTAACTGGTTTGCCAAGTATCAATTTAATTATTGACATATGCCGGTAATGGAGTATAATAAATAAATGGCATATGCCAATAATGGTAAAAAGGGAGCTGAGGCTATGCCAAGACCGCAAAAATGCAGGCGGGTGTGCTGTATGCCAAAGCAGCGGCATTTCGGCCCACTGGATGGCAATGACAACGGAGAACCTCTCATTGTGATGACGGTAGATGAGTTTGAAAGCCTTCGCCTGATTGACCTGGAGGGACTTACGCAGGCGGAATGCGCAAAACAGATGGAGGTTGCCCGCACTACAGCACAGGCAATTTACAATAGCGCCCGTATAAAATTAGCTGAATGTGTGATACATAGCAGGAAGCTGCACATTGCCGGCGGCAATTATAGCCTTTACGGCAATCATAGCGGAGGCTGCAGGTGTGGATACCGCTCTGGAAAGACCCATATGAAAAGTAAAATACAGGAGGACAAAAAATGATAATTGCAATACCTTATGAAGCAGGAGCGGTATTTCAGCATTTCGGCAAAAGCAAAGCCTTTAAGCTCTACGCTACAAACGAGGGTAAAATTACCGGCTGCAAAATCATATCCGCCACCGGAGACGGACATGCGGCTTTGGCTGAAATGCTCAAACAGCAGAAGGCTTCTGTACTGATTTGCGGCGGGATCGGCGGCTGTGCGAAAAATACGCTGAAGGAAAATGGGATTCAAATTTTTGGCGGCGTCACCGGCCAAGCGGATACAGCCGCAACGGCTTATCTTGCAGGTACCCTGACCTACAACCCGAACCTGGAGTGCAATCATCATCACGAACATGGACATACCCGCTCTGACCACAACGATCTCATTTAAGAACATTAAAGGCGGCACACCGGAAATTCCCCAGAAAAAAAGGCAGGCTATCATTCAATAGTCCTGCCTTTCTTTCTAATTTATTGTCCATGCCCCCCCTTTCCCGTATATTATTCAAAATGTGAGCAAAGCTAATCTCACCAATACGTTAGGGGTGATTTTCAATGAGTAATAGTTTTATCATGTGGTCATTAACTTTAGTTCCTTGGTTAACACTTTTTTTCATGAAGAAAGAAGAGGTTAAACGCTGGCTGTCGGTTGCCATGTTTTCTGTTGTGTTGGCTACCATAATTAACGACATTGGAATTGGGTTAGGGATTTGGGCTATTCGCGAAACAACATATCCGTTTAGTCAAGTTCTACCGTTCTTTTATGGAATTATGCCTGTATTAACAGTATGGGTCTTTAAGCTTGCATATAGACGCTTCTGGCTGTATATGATTACCAATACAATATTGGATGTGGTCTTCAATTTTTTTATCCTGGGTTACTTTTTACCAAGTAGGGGGATACTTGATTTCAACATATCCCCATTTTTATCACTGCCCATCACCCTGCTGCATGCAGCTGTAATTTACGGTTATCAAATATGGCAAGACAATGTTTTGATTAGTCCCCTTGCCGAATACAACATCCAACCAGCGGCGGCAAAGCCTCTTACGCAAAAAACAGAGGATGATGATATCAGTTAAGGCTAGGCTGACAAGATTCTAGGGCCTAAAAGCTGTGTGAATAATAGTTGACATATAATCGAAAAATTAGTATAATGTATTTTGTGGTCAACGGGGCGTGGCTCAGTTTGGTAGAGTACCTGGCTTGGGACCAGGGGGTCGCAGGTTCGAATCCTGCCGCTCCGACCAGTTTTTGCGGGTGTAGCTCAATGGTAGAGCCCTAGCCTTCCAAGCTAGTCACGTGGGTTCGATTCCCATCACCCGCTCCATAAAAATGCGCCTGTAGCTCAGCTGGATAGAGCAACGGCCTTCTAAGCCGTGTGTCGCACGTTCGAATCGTGCCAGGCGCGCCATTGAAATCAGGACTCCGCAGAGGTGTTTATTGCGGGGCTTTTTTATTGTCTTTGATATGCAAATCGTCCAGCAAGTATGAATTATTTAGACTGTTCCTATGAGGGATAGTCTTTTTTTGTACCAATATGCGCAATCCGCTTAGCCTTTACCACCAAACTAAAAAAATTACTGAGCCGAACAAATCCAGCCCAGTAATTTTAAAGCTATTTATTAAATATATTTTTTAACGCTTGTTTATTGACATCCCGGTTAAGCCTGGCAATATATTCGGTAAGCTTAATATCTTTCGGACAAGCCTGTACGCAATTCTGGCTGTTGCCGCAGCTGCCGATACCGCCTTTTGCCGTAATTGCTTCAATACGCTCTTCTTTATTATATTCACCAATCGGGTGAAGATTAAAGAGATGCGCCTGACCAAGCGGAGCCGGCCCAATGAAGTCGGAGCCCGAATTTACGTTAGGGCAGGCATGCATGCAGCAGCCGCAAGTCATGCAGCGGGAAATTTCATAAGCTGTAGTAGCGGTTTTCGGGTTTTGACGCGGCGCAGGGCCAACCGGCCAGCTGCCGTCGACAGATACCCAGGCCTGAACTCTTTTTAAGCTTTCAAACATTACGGTACGGTCAATCGCTAAATCCCTTACGACCGGGAAAGTACGGGCCGGAGCAAGGCGGATGGGCTGCTCCAGATGGTCAATCAGCGCTGCGCAGGCTTGCTGGGCTTTGCCGTTGATGAGCATCATGCAGGCTCCGCAGACTTTTTCCAGGCAGTTACATTCCCAAACGACTGCAGTCGTTTTTTTGCCGTCTTTGGTGACAGGATTTTTTTGAATTTCCATCAGGGAAGAAACTACATTCATGGACGGACGATAAGGAAGGACAAACTCCTCAATATAAGGTGCACTGTTGGGAGAATCCTGCCTTTCTATGATAAAATGAACTGTTTTTTGTGTAGCCATATTGATTACTTAGCCTCCTTAACAACATCATAACGGCGAGGACGA from Dendrosporobacter quercicolus encodes the following:
- a CDS encoding N-acetylmuramoyl-L-alanine amidase, which translates into the protein MIDVKETYLTFGDMVPQSVVKMIIIHHVGDLPRDVAAAEIHQWHLDRGWSGIGYHYVIRRDGSIERGRPEEYIGSHTYGYNTGSIGINLAGNMEIMTPAKAQIESAAMLIADVCNRYDLTPDSKTVLGHRDLTSTACPGKNLYEQLQTIRGKAVWYQHNGSGEEV
- a CDS encoding DUF134 domain-containing protein, with amino-acid sequence MPRPQKCRRVCCMPKQRHFGPLDGNDNGEPLIVMTVDEFESLRLIDLEGLTQAECAKQMEVARTTAQAIYNSARIKLAECVIHSRKLHIAGGNYSLYGNHSGGCRCGYRSGKTHMKSKIQEDKK
- a CDS encoding NifB/NifX family molybdenum-iron cluster-binding protein yields the protein MIIAIPYEAGAVFQHFGKSKAFKLYATNEGKITGCKIISATGDGHAALAEMLKQQKASVLICGGIGGCAKNTLKENGIQIFGGVTGQADTAATAYLAGTLTYNPNLECNHHHEHGHTRSDHNDLI
- the sdhB gene encoding succinate dehydrogenase iron-sulfur subunit; translation: MATQKTVHFIIERQDSPNSAPYIEEFVLPYRPSMNVVSSLMEIQKNPVTKDGKKTTAVVWECNCLEKVCGACMMLINGKAQQACAALIDHLEQPIRLAPARTFPVVRDLAIDRTVMFESLKRVQAWVSVDGSWPVGPAPRQNPKTATTAYEISRCMTCGCCMHACPNVNSGSDFIGPAPLGQAHLFNLHPIGEYNKEERIEAITAKGGIGSCGNSQNCVQACPKDIKLTEYIARLNRDVNKQALKNIFNK